One stretch of Gadus macrocephalus chromosome 12, ASM3116895v1 DNA includes these proteins:
- the anapc4 gene encoding anaphase-promoting complex subunit 4, whose translation MPAFRQVGEKQLPNPVLCMAWSPKRDLIALANTSGELLLHRLANFHRVWSLPATEHTGKEITALAWRPDGKILAFALGDTKQVVLCDVEKAEILHLFTVENAVSCMTWMEVVEESSVLSSFYNSEDESKLFLPKLPALPKSYSTTSNIFSEEKSDEIMNLLGDVRLNILVVGGASGCVELYAYGMYRIATLDKVPGSCRSLSLSTDLKSLSVITEVRSVDNNPEICYVQLDTGLLSDCLPEVTRMARKFSHISTLLQYLRLSLTCMCEAWEEILMQMDLRLTKFVQEKNTNTQVQDEFLELLLWGQSSPELQALLMNQLTVKGLKKLGQSIESSYSSIQKLVISHLQSGSEALLYHLSEVRGMCLWKHKFEPLGLNAAAIEDAITAVGSFSLKANELLQVIDKSMKNFKAFFRWLYVAMLRMCEEHVPPELNKMTQKDISFVADFLSEHFSENEELFDRKGKYFNVERVGQYLKDEDDDLVSPPNTKGNQWLKFLQESSHLKESPLLFPSYPNKSLHFVKRMMEGVIEGCLQNPAEVIGKSVKQAIFMPLYTVPESSENTPRLFELPSQWNDKKANMHYVVFTMPEGSPSKLYMLRRATDPYRPVANSVVSVDLSNILSAGLQHNGGPADAQPDCVYSCLDARFYDDEMLTVVLCAPEGEEDRGRVLAQLPLGSAHSCQNEFNWDPALRLDQQSGSVPSQALVLENQWRILENMKAQFVAVNGIRKVACVLSANLRHVRMFEMDVEDEEDEEGGDSQKASADQDVLEASMNSQGDREDDGDGRGPDSGPESGAEAKEPMEDVETHLESQEELELV comes from the exons ATGCCTGCGTTTCGGCAAGTTGGGGAAAAGCAGCTCCCCAACCCCGTGCTTTGCATGGCATGGTCCCCCAAAAGAGATCTCATCGCCCTCGCCAACACATCTGGAGAA CTTTTGTTACATCGGCTGGCCAACTTCCACAGAGTGTGGAGCCTCCCAGCCACAGAGCACACAGGAAAGGAGATCACTGCTCTGGCCTGGAGGCCCGATGGCAAGA TCCTGGCCTTTGCCCTGGGGGACACCAAGCAGGTTGTCCTGTGTGATGTGGAGAAGGCAGAGATTCTCCACCTGTTCACCGTTGAGAATGCCGTTTCCTGCATGACCTGGATGGAGGTGGTCGAGGAGAGCAG TGTCCTCAGTTCCTTCTACAACTCTGAAGATGAATCCAAACTTTTTCTTCCCAAATTACCAGCACTTCCAAAAAG TTACAGTACAACATCAAATATATTCAG CGAGGAGAAATCTGATGAGATCATGAACCTGCTGGGTGACGTCAG ACTCAACATCCTGGTGGTGGGCGGAGCCTCTGGCTGCGTGGAGCTCTATGCTTACGGAATGTACCGGATCGCAACGCTCGACAAG GTCCCCGGAAGCTGCCGCAGCCTCAGTCTTTCCACGGACCTCAAGTCCCTGTCGGTCATCACGGAGGTCCGGTCCGTGGACAACAACCCAGAGATCTGCTATGTCCAG CTGGACACGGGGCTGCTGTCGGACTGTCTGCCCGAGGTTACCAGGATGGCCAGGAAGTTCAGCCACATCTCCACCCTGCTTCAGTACCTGCGTCTCTCCCTCACCTGCATGTGTGAGGCCTGGGAGGAGATCCTCATGCAGATGGACCTGCGCCTCACCAAGTTTGTTCAG GAGaagaacaccaacacacaggtgCAGGATGAGTTCCTAGAGCTGTTACTGTGGGGGCAGTCCAG CCCTGAATTACAGGCCCTGCTTATGAACCAGCTCACAGTCAAG GGTCTGAAGAAGCTTGGCCAGTCCATAGAGTCGTCCTATAGCAGCATACAGAAGCTGGTCATCAGCCACCTGCAGAG TGGTTCTGAGGCTCTGCTGTACCACCTCAGTGAGGTCAGAGGGATGTGTCTGTGGAAACACAAGTTTGAGCCCCTGGGTCTTAATGCAGCTGCTATAGAAG ATGCCATCACTGCTGTGGGCTCCTTCTCTCTGAAAGCTAATGAACTGCTCCA AGTGATTGACAAAAGTATGAAGAACTTCAAGGCCTTCTTTCGCTGGCTGTATGTGG CGATGCTGAGGATGTGTGAGGAGCACGTTCCCCCGGAGCTCAACAAG ATGACGCAGAAGGACATCTCGTTCGTGGCCGACTTCCTCTCTGAGCATTTCAGCGAG AATGAAGAGCTTTTCGACCGCAAAGGGAAGTACTTTAACGTGGAGCGAGTGGGCCAG TATCTTAAAGACGAAGACGATGACCTAGTGTCTCCGCCCAACACCAAAGGAAACCAGTGGCTCAAGTTCCTACAGGAGAGCAGCCACCTGAAAG agAGTCCCCTGCTGTTCCCCTCCTACCCCAACAAGTCTCTCCACTTCGTCAAGAGGATGATGGAGGGGGTGATCGAAGGCTGCCTGCAGAACCCAGCG GAAGTCATTGGGAAATCTGTGAAACAGGCCATCTTCATGCCCCTCTACACAGTTCCAGAGAG CTCTGAGAACACTCCTCGACTCTTTGAACTTCCATCACA GTGGAACGACAAGAAGGCCAACATGCACTACGTGGTTTTCACCATGCCGGAGGGTTCCCCCTCTAAGCTCTACATGCTGAGGAGGGCTACAGACCCCTACAG ACCCGTGGCCAACAGCGTGGTGTCTGTGGACCTCAGTAACATCCTCAGTGCGGGCCTTCAACACAACGGAGGACCAGCCGACGCCCA GCCTGACTGTGTGTACAGCTGCCTGGATGCCCGTTTCTATGACGACGAGATGCTGACCGTGGTCCTGTGTGCACCAGAGGGGGAAGAAGACAGGGGGCGTGTCTTGGCTCAACTTCCTCTTGGCTCTGCCCACAGCTGTCAGAACGAGTTCAACTGGGACCCTgctctcag GCTGGACCAGCAGAGCGGATCTGTTCCAAGCCAGGCTCTGGTTCTGGAGAACCAGTGGAGGATCCTGGAGAACATGAAGGCCCAGTTTGTGGCCGTCAACGGGATCCGCAAGGTGGCCTGTGTG ctgagTGCCAACCTGAGGCACGTGAGGATGTTCGAGATGGACGTtgaggatgaagaggacgaGGAAGGAGGGGACTCCCAGAAGGCCAGCGCTGACCAGGACGTGCTGGAGGCGTCCATGAATAGCCAGGGGGACAGGGAAGACGACGGGGATGGGAGAGGTCCGGACAGTGGGCCTGAGAGTGGAGCAGAGGCCAAAG